The following are encoded in a window of Cucurbita pepo subsp. pepo cultivar mu-cu-16 chromosome LG12, ASM280686v2, whole genome shotgun sequence genomic DNA:
- the LOC111806715 gene encoding galactinol synthase 2-like, translating into MSPAAAPDSPIESSDAPKRAYVTFLAGNGDYWKGVVGLAKGLRKAKAIYPLIVAVLPDVPEDHRQILENQGCIVREIEPVYPPENQTQFAMAYYVINYSKLRIWEFVEYEKLIYLDGDIQVFENIDHLFDMPNGYFYAVMDCFCEKTWSNSPQYKIGYCQQCPDRVKWPVEEMGNPPPLYFNAGFFVYEPDLFTYKDLLETCKATTPTLFAEQDFLNMYFNDIYKPIPPIYNLVLAMLWRHPENVDVDKVKVVHYCAAGSKPWRYTGEEENMDREDIKMLVKKWWEVYEDESLDYQNVIKSQTKQDTKLTPLMSVLSEPEVVSHITAPSAA; encoded by the exons ATGTCTCCCGCAGCTGCCCCTGATAGCCCCATCGAGTCGTCCGATGCCCCGAAGAGGGCATACGTGACGTTCCTAGCTGGTAATGGTGACTATTGGAAAGGTGTGGTAGGTTTGGCAAAGGGCCTTAGAAAGGCCAAAGCCATCTACCCTCTTATTGTAGCTGTCCTCCCTGATGTTCCCGAAGACCATCGTCAAATCCTCGAGAATCAGGGTTGTATCGTTCGTGAGATTGAACCTGTTTACCCTCCGGAAAACCAAACCCAGTTCGCTATGGCTTATTACGTTATCAACTACTCTAAGCTCAGGATCTGGGAG TTCGTGGAGTACGAGAAGCTCATTTATTTGGACGGGGACATCCAAGTGTTCGAAAACATCGACCATCTGTTCGACATGCCGAATGGATACTTCTACGCCGTGATGGATTGCTTTTGTGAGAAGACATGGAGTAACTCTCCACAATACAAGATAGGGTATTGCCAGCAATGCCCTGATAGAGTGAAATGGCCTGTGGAGGAAATGGGAAACCCTCCACCTCTTTACTTCAACGCTGGGTTCTTTGTGTATGAGCCTGATCTCTTCACCTACAAGGATCTTCTTGAGACTTGTAAGGCCACAACTCCGACTTTGTTCGCCGAGCAG GACTTCTTGAACATGTACTTCAACGACATATACAAGCCCATTCCACCAATTTACAATCTCGTCCTAGCCATGTTATGGCGTCATCCCGAGAACGTCGACGTTGACAAAGTCAAAGTCGTCCACTACTGTGCTGCA GGATCGAAACCGTGGAGGTACACGGGAGAAGAAGAGAACATGGATCGAGAGGACATCAAAATGTTGGTGAAGAAATGGTGGGAGGTGTATGAAGATGAGTCATTGGACTACCAAAATGTCATCAAATCTCAGACCAAACAGGACACTAAGCTCACACCTTTGATGTCTGTCCTGTCTGAACCTGAAGTAGTGAGCCATATCACAGCCCCTTCAGCtgcttaa
- the LOC111806716 gene encoding craniofacial development protein 1-like isoform X2, whose amino-acid sequence MATSNNLHGSDSVNEMLMESAKEGSGHMSSEGKPNDTEIKARVDAMWEQMNKGVSSKTLKGLSTKRSPVVNKNSKKPSNNWIAYLGMASKKIEPQEKDTLSEGPKVLQDSSMDDAKMLAATALSAVRDATATISGRGKVEITEIRDFAGQNVEIKKFVDADSKEAYEKMKAPASSAVDAILEQIKKKQKLSVLDKTKKDWGEFKEETKGLEEDLDAYKKSSNQYLDKVSFLQRADYREFERERDARLALQARRRPDMREEP is encoded by the exons ATGGCTACGAGCAACAACCTCCATGGCTCTG ATTCTGTGAATGAAATGCTAATGGAATCGGCTAAAGAAGGATCTGGTCATATGAGTTCagagggaaagcccaatgACACAG AAATAAAAGCGCGTGTCGATGCCATGTGGGAGCAAATGAATAAAGGGGTGTCTAGTAAAACACTAAAAGGTTTGTCAACCAAACGAAGTCCAGTGGTGaataaaaactcaaagaaacCATCCAAT AATTGGATTGCATATCTAGGTATGGCGTCAAAGAAGATTGAACCTCAAGAAAAAGATACATTATCTGAAGGACCCAAGGTTCTGCAGGACAGTTCTATGGATGATGCTAAGATGCTTGCTGCTACTGCTCTCTCAGCTGTTAGGGATGCTACAGCTACCATTTCCGGCAGGGGGAAAGTTGAG ATCACAGAGATTAGGGACTTCGCAGGCCAAAATGTTGAAATTAAGAAGTTTGTAGATGCTGATTCAAAGGAAGCATACGAGAAGATGAAAGCACCTGCTAGTTCAGCTGTTGATGCAATCCTGgaacaaatcaagaagaaacaaaagctTAGTGTTCTTGACAAGACAAAAAAGGACTGGGGAGAGTTCAAGGAAGAAACCAAGGGGTTGGAAGAGGACTTGGATGCTTACAAGAAGAGCTCAAACCAGTATCTCGATAAAGTTTCGTTCTTGCAGCGAGCCGATTACAGGGAGTTTGAACGAGAGAGGGATGCACGGTTGGCTCTGCAGGCCAGGAGGAGGCCTGATATGCGAGAGGAGCCATGA
- the LOC111806716 gene encoding craniofacial development protein 1-like isoform X1, with protein sequence MNKEARLLIFSFLLPFNFLFAVVLPEMYDRERNSHPADSVNEMLMESAKEGSGHMSSEGKPNDTEIKARVDAMWEQMNKGVSSKTLKGLSTKRSPVVNKNSKKPSNNWIAYLGMASKKIEPQEKDTLSEGPKVLQDSSMDDAKMLAATALSAVRDATATISGRGKVEITEIRDFAGQNVEIKKFVDADSKEAYEKMKAPASSAVDAILEQIKKKQKLSVLDKTKKDWGEFKEETKGLEEDLDAYKKSSNQYLDKVSFLQRADYREFERERDARLALQARRRPDMREEP encoded by the exons ATGAACAAGGAGGCACGTTTATTGATCTTCTCTTTTTTACTTCCTTTTAATTTCCTGTTTGCTGTCGTATTACCAGAAATGTATGATCGTGAACGGAATTCACATCCAGCAG ATTCTGTGAATGAAATGCTAATGGAATCGGCTAAAGAAGGATCTGGTCATATGAGTTCagagggaaagcccaatgACACAG AAATAAAAGCGCGTGTCGATGCCATGTGGGAGCAAATGAATAAAGGGGTGTCTAGTAAAACACTAAAAGGTTTGTCAACCAAACGAAGTCCAGTGGTGaataaaaactcaaagaaacCATCCAAT AATTGGATTGCATATCTAGGTATGGCGTCAAAGAAGATTGAACCTCAAGAAAAAGATACATTATCTGAAGGACCCAAGGTTCTGCAGGACAGTTCTATGGATGATGCTAAGATGCTTGCTGCTACTGCTCTCTCAGCTGTTAGGGATGCTACAGCTACCATTTCCGGCAGGGGGAAAGTTGAG ATCACAGAGATTAGGGACTTCGCAGGCCAAAATGTTGAAATTAAGAAGTTTGTAGATGCTGATTCAAAGGAAGCATACGAGAAGATGAAAGCACCTGCTAGTTCAGCTGTTGATGCAATCCTGgaacaaatcaagaagaaacaaaagctTAGTGTTCTTGACAAGACAAAAAAGGACTGGGGAGAGTTCAAGGAAGAAACCAAGGGGTTGGAAGAGGACTTGGATGCTTACAAGAAGAGCTCAAACCAGTATCTCGATAAAGTTTCGTTCTTGCAGCGAGCCGATTACAGGGAGTTTGAACGAGAGAGGGATGCACGGTTGGCTCTGCAGGCCAGGAGGAGGCCTGATATGCGAGAGGAGCCATGA
- the LOC111806716 gene encoding craniofacial development protein 1-like isoform X3 has protein sequence MLMESAKEGSGHMSSEGKPNDTEIKARVDAMWEQMNKGVSSKTLKGLSTKRSPVVNKNSKKPSNNWIAYLGMASKKIEPQEKDTLSEGPKVLQDSSMDDAKMLAATALSAVRDATATISGRGKVEITEIRDFAGQNVEIKKFVDADSKEAYEKMKAPASSAVDAILEQIKKKQKLSVLDKTKKDWGEFKEETKGLEEDLDAYKKSSNQYLDKVSFLQRADYREFERERDARLALQARRRPDMREEP, from the exons ATGCTAATGGAATCGGCTAAAGAAGGATCTGGTCATATGAGTTCagagggaaagcccaatgACACAG AAATAAAAGCGCGTGTCGATGCCATGTGGGAGCAAATGAATAAAGGGGTGTCTAGTAAAACACTAAAAGGTTTGTCAACCAAACGAAGTCCAGTGGTGaataaaaactcaaagaaacCATCCAAT AATTGGATTGCATATCTAGGTATGGCGTCAAAGAAGATTGAACCTCAAGAAAAAGATACATTATCTGAAGGACCCAAGGTTCTGCAGGACAGTTCTATGGATGATGCTAAGATGCTTGCTGCTACTGCTCTCTCAGCTGTTAGGGATGCTACAGCTACCATTTCCGGCAGGGGGAAAGTTGAG ATCACAGAGATTAGGGACTTCGCAGGCCAAAATGTTGAAATTAAGAAGTTTGTAGATGCTGATTCAAAGGAAGCATACGAGAAGATGAAAGCACCTGCTAGTTCAGCTGTTGATGCAATCCTGgaacaaatcaagaagaaacaaaagctTAGTGTTCTTGACAAGACAAAAAAGGACTGGGGAGAGTTCAAGGAAGAAACCAAGGGGTTGGAAGAGGACTTGGATGCTTACAAGAAGAGCTCAAACCAGTATCTCGATAAAGTTTCGTTCTTGCAGCGAGCCGATTACAGGGAGTTTGAACGAGAGAGGGATGCACGGTTGGCTCTGCAGGCCAGGAGGAGGCCTGATATGCGAGAGGAGCCATGA